One genomic region from Lycorma delicatula isolate Av1 chromosome 9, ASM4794821v1, whole genome shotgun sequence encodes:
- the LOC142330735 gene encoding protein GVQW3-like: MACPLEVFTLVEQRSVIHYLLSEGKKPAKIISRMILQYGESCMNRGNLYKWVEQFKNGRISVTDEQRPGQPVEVSTLLFETRIDDIIREDRRITVEYIAKTVAKNVGTIHNVISNKLKCSKRSARWVPKGLTQ; encoded by the coding sequence atGGCGTGTCCGCTTGAAGTTTTCACATTAGTTgaacaacgttcagtgatccattATTTGCTTTCTGAAGGTAAAAAACCGGCTAAAATCATTTCGcgaatgattttacagtatggtgaaagttgtatgaaccgcgGAAATTTATATaagtgggtagaacagttcaaaaacggtCGAATCTCAGTGACTGATGAGCAACGTCCTGGCCAGCCAGTTGAAGTGTCAACTCTTTTGTTTGAAACTCGCATTGACGACATTATTCGTGAAGACCGACGTATTACAGTTGAATATATAGCAAAAACAGTTGCAAAAAATGTTGGCACAATTCATAACGTTATCAGTAACAAACTCAAGTGCAGCAAAAGAAGTGCAAGGTGGGTCCCGAAAGGGTTAACGCAAtaa